The genomic DNA GAGGCCGGCCCCGTGACGGCCGAGGCGTCCGGTGACGCGTGGATGGACGCGCTGCCGCAGGCGGTCCTGCTGACCCGCGCGGGGCTGGTCACGCGCGTGAACGCCTCGGCCGCGCGGCTGTGGGGGGTGCCGCAGGAACGCGCCTCGGGCCGCCCGGTGCTGGAAGTCGTGCGCCGCCACACCCTGGAGACGCTGCTGGAACGCGGCGGGGAACTGGAACTGGAGGTCACGGGCCGCACCCTGCGCTGCGCGGCCACCCGCAACGGCGAGTACGGCGCGCTGATCGTGGAGGACGTGACCGAGCACCGCCGCCGCGAGGCGGAGCTGCGCGAGGCGACGGCCGTGCTCTCGCACGAGTTCCGCACGCCGGTCGCGGCGCTGCGCGGGGTGCTGGAGGCGCTGGAGTACGACATGCCGCGCGACCTGTCGCAGAATTTCGTGCGGCAGGGTCTGCAGGAGACCGAGCGGCTGGCGCGGCTGGTCGAGGACCTCGCGGTGGGGTTCCGGCCCACGCGGGCGCGGACGCTGCCGCTGGCCGAGGCGTTCACGCGGGCCGAGCGGCTGCTGAGCGCCGAACTGCAGGCGCGCGGGGCGTCCGTGACCTTCGGCGCGGATCACCTGGTGCGCGCCGACCCGGACAAGCTGCTGCAGGTGCTGCTGAACCTGATCGAGAACGCCCTGAAGTACGGCCCGGCCGGGCAGCGGGTCGAGGTGGCCACGGCCGAGCGGGGCACCTGGGTGGAGGTCAGCGTGCTTGACCGCGGCACGCCGATTCCCGATACCGAGAACCTGTTCCGGGCGCACACGCGGGGCCGCGCGGCGACCGGGCAGGGCAGCGGCATGGGCCTGTACATCGTCCGGAGCATCGTGCAGGGCTGGGGCGGGCAGGCGTGGGCGGAGCGGCGCGGTGACGCGAACGCCTTCTGCTTCACGCTGCCCGGCGTGGGCGGCCTGGGCCTGTAGGTGCGTTCCGGCGTGCCCTGCGCCGCTGTAGGTGCGTTCCGGCGTGCCCTGCGCCGCTGTAGGTGCGTTCCGGCGTGCCCTGCGCCGCCAGTCCAGTCTTCCCTTCCTGCCTCCGGCCGGGGCGCTGATCGCGCGGTGACACGCCGGCCCCCGCAGAGTGATACGTTCATGAACAGGAGTTCCCATGCGTGAAGCCCTTGAAAACGATCTACGTGCCGTCCTGAACGGCGCCCTGAACATGCTCGGCACGGTCGAGCGGATGCTGCCCGTGGCGGCCGACGTGCTGCTGCGTGAGAACGTGGACCGCCTGCCGGAAGTCAAGGCCCTGGACCGCGAGGTGGACGCCCAGGAGGCGCAGATCGAGGCCGAGTGCCTGCGGATCATCGCGCTGCACCAGCCGGTCGCGCGGGACCTGCGGATGGTCGCGCTGATCCTCAAGAGCCTCAGCGACATCGAGCGGATGGGCGATTACGTGGTGCATGTCGCCGAGGACGGCGCGGAGCTCGCGCAGGCCCCGGCCCTCAAGCGCTACGTGAACCTCGCGCGGATGCTCGAGCGGCTGGGCGAGATGAGCGAGAACCTGCGTACCGCCATCGCCGACCGTGACGTGACGCGCGCCGAGGCGACCGTGCAGATGGACGACGAGGTCGACGACCTGTACGAGCAGATCCAGCGTGAACTCGTCACGTACATGCTCGAGGACCCCCGCAACATCAGCAAGGCGCTGATGCTGATGCGGGTGGGCCGCAGCCTCGAACGCGTGGGCGACCACATGGAGAACATCGCCGAGCGCGTGCGTTACTGGGTGACCGGGCAGCGCGAGGGCTGAACGCCGTCCTCCGGCGCGGGCCACTCCTGGTTGGGGGTGGCCCGCGCCGTTGCCGGGGGCGCGGCGTTACTGGGCGCCCGGCGCACCCTATCCTGTGGGGCGTGAATGCGTTGAAGTCCGGGCCGACCGTGCTGGTGATCGTGGGTGGCAGCATGGCGGCAGTGAAGGCCCCGTCGGTGCTGCGGCGGCTGCGGGAGCGGGGGGCGGCGGTGCAGGTGATCGCCACGCGCGCGGCGCTGGCGTTCATCACGGAACTGAGCCTGAGTACCGCGGCGGACGGGCCGGTCGGCACGGACGAGCACTGGTTCGAGGCCCGGCCGGACGCGCTGCACCTGACGCTCGCGCGGGCGGACGTGGCGGTCGTGGTGGGGGCGTCGGCAGAGCTGCTGGCGGGCGCGGCGCACGGGCACGCGAACGCGCTGGCGCTGGCGACGCTGCTGAGCGTGCGTGCTCCCGTGCTGTGGGTGCCCGCCATGAACGAGCTGATGTGGACGCACCCGGCGGTGCAGGCGAACGCGGCGACCCTGCGCGGCCGGGGGCACGCGTTCCTGGGGCCGGAGGTGGGGGCGTTCGGGACGCGCGGCGAGGGCAGCGGCGTGGGCCGCATGAGCGAGCCGGGCGACATCGCGGACGCGGCGCTGGCCCTGCTCTCCCCCACCGCCCCGCTGCGGGACCTGGCGGGCGTGCGGGTGGTCGTGTCGGCCGGCCCGACCCGTGAGTACCTGGACCCGGTGCGGTTCATCAGCAACCCGTCGAGCGGGAAGATGGGCTTCGCGGTGGCCGAGGAGGCCCGTGACCGGGGGGCGGACGTGACGCTGGTGACCGGTCCGGTGACGCTGCCGGACCCGGCGGGCATGCGGGTCGTGCGGATCGAGTCGGCGCTGGAACTGCGGGACGCGGTGGTGGCGGCGGCGCGCGGGGCGGGCATCGTGGTGATGACGGCGGCGGTCGCGGATTACCGCGCGGCCGCCCAGAGCGGCGAGAAGCAGGCGAAGGTGGCGGGCGACGTGACGGTGCACCTGACGCCGAACCCGGACATCCTGGCGCAGCTGGGCCAGGAGAAGGGGGCCCGGGTGCTGGTGGGCTTCGCGATGGAGACGCACGCGGGGGTGGAGCGCGCGGCCCTGAAGGCGCAGCGCAAGAACGCGGATTTCATCCTGCTGAACTACCCGACGCGCGAGGGCACGGCGTTCGGTGGGGATGACAATCAGGTGACGCTGGTGCGCCCGGACGGTTCGCATGAGGACTGGCCGCGTGTCAGCAAGCGGGAGGTGGCGCGGCGGCTGCTGGACGAGGCGGCGCGGCGACTGCCGGGCCGGGTAACCCCACCCCCGCCCCATTGAATAATTCACTGAATATGCATACCATGGGAGGAATGCCGGGACCGCTCAGCAAGGAACAGCGTCAGAAACGCATTCAGGACATCATCGCGCGCGAGAGCGTCAGCACCCAGGGAGAACTCGTCGAGCGGCTCCAGCAGGCCGGCATCCGCGTCACGCAGGCGACCGTCAGCCGCGACATCAACGAACTGCGCCTCGTGCGCCTCCCGGTCGGCAAGGGGCGCCACCGCTACGCCCTGGCCCAGACGACCGGACACGTGGGCGCGCAGGAGGAACTCGCCCGCCTGTTCCAGAACTTCGTGCATGACGTGGACCGCGGCGAGAACATGCTCGTCATCCGCACCGCCGAGGGACACGCCAGCGGCGTCGCGCTGCTGCTCGACCGGGTGCGCCGCGACGACATCGTGGGCACCATCGCCGGCGAGGACACCATCTTCGTCGTGGCCCGCACCACCGCCGAGGCCGAGAGCATCATGGAGGAATTCCACGCCCTGATGCTGGGATAAGGACCGTGGAAAGTTGATGGTTGCTAGAAGGGGGTGTTCCCCTCTATCAACCATCAACCGTTCACCATCACCCCCCGGTCACGGGACGTCGTCCTCGTCCAGCACGGGCACGTTGCCCACCGGGAGGTCCACGAAGGCGGTGGTGCCGCGCCCGACCTCGCTTTCCAGCCAGATGCGCCCACCGTGCGCGTCGACGATGCCGCGCGCGATGCTCAGGCCCAGGCCCGCGCCGCCCTGGTCGCGGCTGCGGCTGTCCTCCAGGCGGTAGAAGCGGTCGAACAGCCGCTCGAGCTGCCCCTGCGGGATACCCGGCCCGTCGTCCTGCACGCTCAGGCGCACGGTCGGCACGCCGGTCGCGGGGCGGTCCACGAGGCGGCTGTCGAGCGTGACGGTCTGCGCCCCGGCCTTCAGGGCGTTGCTGACGAGGTTGATGAGCACCTGTTTCAGGCGGTCCGGGTCGCCCTCGAAGGTCACGTCCTGCCCGGTGGTGCTGAGGGTGGTGTGCTGCGCCTGGGCCAGCGGCGCGAGTTCGCGGGTGATCTCGGTCAGGAACAGCGGCGCGAAGATCGGTTCGCGCGTCAGGACCAGCGCGCCGCTGTCGCTGCGGGCCAGTTGCAGCAGACTGGCGATCAGGTTCGTCAGGCGTTCGGATTCGCTCTGGATGATCCGCAGGCTCTCCTGCTGCTGCTCGTTGGGGTTGGTGCGGCGCAACAGGTAACTCGCGTGCCCGCTGATGGCCGTGACCGGCGTGCGCAGCTCATGGCTGGCGTCACTGGTGAAGCGGCGCTGCGCGTCGAAACTGTCCTCCAGCCGGCCCAGCATGGCGTTCAGGGCCGTGGCGAGCGACTCGACCTCGTCCCCGGTCTGCGGGACCGGCACGCGCTCGGTCAGGGTCTGCCCGCCGATGCGTTCGGCGGCGCGCTGCACGCGGCGCAGCGGTTGCAGCGCCTGCCCGGCCAGCACGTACGCGCCGCTCCCGGCGGTCAGCAGGCCCACCACGAACAGCAGCAGGATCACGTTCTGCAACTTCGAGAGGGTGTCCTGCACGGTGGCCAGGGAACGCCCGACGTACACGATGCTCAGGCCGTCGCTGCTGCCCAGCAGGCT from Deinococcus depolymerans includes the following:
- a CDS encoding sensor histidine kinase, coding for MDALPQAVLLTRAGLVTRVNASAARLWGVPQERASGRPVLEVVRRHTLETLLERGGELELEVTGRTLRCAATRNGEYGALIVEDVTEHRRREAELREATAVLSHEFRTPVAALRGVLEALEYDMPRDLSQNFVRQGLQETERLARLVEDLAVGFRPTRARTLPLAEAFTRAERLLSAELQARGASVTFGADHLVRADPDKLLQVLLNLIENALKYGPAGQRVEVATAERGTWVEVSVLDRGTPIPDTENLFRAHTRGRAATGQGSGMGLYIVRSIVQGWGGQAWAERRGDANAFCFTLPGVGGLGL
- the phoU gene encoding phosphate signaling complex protein PhoU, with the protein product MREALENDLRAVLNGALNMLGTVERMLPVAADVLLRENVDRLPEVKALDREVDAQEAQIEAECLRIIALHQPVARDLRMVALILKSLSDIERMGDYVVHVAEDGAELAQAPALKRYVNLARMLERLGEMSENLRTAIADRDVTRAEATVQMDDEVDDLYEQIQRELVTYMLEDPRNISKALMLMRVGRSLERVGDHMENIAERVRYWVTGQREG
- the coaBC gene encoding bifunctional phosphopantothenoylcysteine decarboxylase/phosphopantothenate--cysteine ligase CoaBC, encoding MNALKSGPTVLVIVGGSMAAVKAPSVLRRLRERGAAVQVIATRAALAFITELSLSTAADGPVGTDEHWFEARPDALHLTLARADVAVVVGASAELLAGAAHGHANALALATLLSVRAPVLWVPAMNELMWTHPAVQANAATLRGRGHAFLGPEVGAFGTRGEGSGVGRMSEPGDIADAALALLSPTAPLRDLAGVRVVVSAGPTREYLDPVRFISNPSSGKMGFAVAEEARDRGADVTLVTGPVTLPDPAGMRVVRIESALELRDAVVAAARGAGIVVMTAAVADYRAAAQSGEKQAKVAGDVTVHLTPNPDILAQLGQEKGARVLVGFAMETHAGVERAALKAQRKNADFILLNYPTREGTAFGGDDNQVTLVRPDGSHEDWPRVSKREVARRLLDEAARRLPGRVTPPPPH
- the argR gene encoding arginine repressor; translation: MPGPLSKEQRQKRIQDIIARESVSTQGELVERLQQAGIRVTQATVSRDINELRLVRLPVGKGRHRYALAQTTGHVGAQEELARLFQNFVHDVDRGENMLVIRTAEGHASGVALLLDRVRRDDIVGTIAGEDTIFVVARTTAEAESIMEEFHALMLG
- a CDS encoding HAMP domain-containing sensor histidine kinase; this encodes MTLRWRLTLFYTALLALLLTTVGVTTLYLMRSSLIAGLDNELRGTYTQFTSYVQSTRVSDQLSLPLDASRDEPGQVPDSLMLARYQFPNSSLALEQIDVYDRQTLLDSLERARTPGEREALFGTLRALRDASRRSLGVDTGKPITLSEAELAALIRSSGGQLFLNHPVQEPYRPAPTLMRLMVVLTPLSQGLPGQDAPGSLLGSSDGLSIVYVGRSLATVQDTLSKLQNVILLLFVVGLLTAGSGAYVLAGQALQPLRRVQRAAERIGGQTLTERVPVPQTGDEVESLATALNAMLGRLEDSFDAQRRFTSDASHELRTPVTAISGHASYLLRRTNPNEQQQESLRIIQSESERLTNLIASLLQLARSDSGALVLTREPIFAPLFLTEITRELAPLAQAQHTTLSTTGQDVTFEGDPDRLKQVLINLVSNALKAGAQTVTLDSRLVDRPATGVPTVRLSVQDDGPGIPQGQLERLFDRFYRLEDSRSRDQGGAGLGLSIARGIVDAHGGRIWLESEVGRGTTAFVDLPVGNVPVLDEDDVP